A genomic segment from Salvia splendens isolate huo1 chromosome 13, SspV2, whole genome shotgun sequence encodes:
- the LOC121760408 gene encoding uncharacterized protein LOC121760408, which produces MASIRFDVCGSFESPIVISDDVLDERNRSIVNESSFDSSNLNEDGGKVDNSVNTGGGPPVFRLYGQNYHLIGSLLPVDGCEPKFAQLYVYDTDDEINYRITSVRQRDAVNNLHSEIVSDLQHMLDKENVLVKSFRMAKEKTGLENQPNVSLRLLGKRGRDGRTHNLPSVSEVAMLVVGDFDEALGDRDIVVVKKSGQLQRISELHPSYLPLQYPLLFPYGEDGYKEDIGFSRNSSSSSTHRKSISPKEFFAFRLHERISEYSILLFGRRLFQQFVVDAYTMIETDGSRHGKRITLPSSFVGGARYMVQNYQDAMAICRWIGYPNLFITFTCNPKWPEICRYLASKGLKSDDRPDIICRIFKVKLDNLIRDLKSKKIFGVVKAVVYTVEFQKRGLPHAHILLFLSNEDKHPKPQRIDEIISAELPDQATDPHYHEYVKEFMMHGPCGVVRKSSHCMLNGRCSKYFPKKYLAATNIDDDGYPAYRRRDNGRVVMKDGVPLDNRYVVPHNRFLLMKYDGHINVEWCNQSRSIKYLFKYINKGYDRVTTSFFQSGAGGTERCIDEVSLYYNCRYISSCEAAWRIFGFEIQYKDPPVERLSFHLPDQQHVVFDEADDLDTVLNRKTIHESKFLAWMEANKIYSQGRDLTYGEFPTKFVWKKNRWEPRKQRYSIGRLFYVAPGSGDMYYLRCLLNIVKGASSYEDIRCVNGVQYDTFRDACFALGLLDDDKEYVDGIVEASFWASAHSLRLLFVSLLTSESISRPDFVWQRCMILSEDEIQNVALAEIEKLLQNLGKTLRDFHAREYLESISKFTGEQLSVHDTIMSSVHSNYGGIFFVYGYGGNKPFGGKTVVFGGDFRQILPVVPKGSRQDVVNATINSSYLWKSCTVLRLTKNMRLLNTENVHEASKLKEFSSWVASIGDGVIGGPNDGEVAIQLPIDIVLPNSGDPLRTIVSNVYPSYMNPEELISCLHGRTILAPTLEVVDEVNQFMIYLDQSQGRVYFSSDSISNSDSTSNGLAEIHSVEFLNKLKCSGTPNHELLLKVGTPVMLLRNIDLSNGLCNGTRLIITRLGDYVLEGQVLGGHNIGHKVLIPRMSLIPSDPRLPFKFQRRQFPLAVSYAMTINKSQGQSLSHVGLFLRKHVFNHGQLYVAISRVTSREGLKILVCKDEVDEGNGDTTVNIVYKEVFQNL; this is translated from the exons ATGGCGTCGATTCGCT TTGATGTGTGTGGATCATTTGAAAGTCCTATTGTTATAAGTGATGATGTTCTTGATGAACGCAATCGGTCTATTGTCAATGAGAGCTCTTTTGATTCATCCAATTTAAATGAAGATGGAG GTAAAGTTGATAATAGTGTGAACACCGGTGGTGGTCCTCCTGTATTTCGTTTATACGGGCAAAATTACCACTTAATTGGTAGTTTACTACCAGTAGATGGTTGTGAACCGAAGTTTGCCCAGTTATATGTGTATGATACGGACGATGAGATCAATTACAGAATAACGTCTGTGAG ACAAAGGGATGCTGTGAATAATCTTCATTCAGAGATTGTTAGTGATTTGCAACATATGTTGGATaaagaaaatgtgttagtaaaGTCTTTTCGTATGGCCAAAGAAAAGACTGGGCTTGAAAATCAACCCAATGTAAGTTTGAGGTTGCTTGGTAAGAGAGGTAGGGATGGAAGAACTCATAATCTACCTTCTGTTTCTGAGGTTGCTATGCTTGTCGTTGGGgattttgatgaagctttgggtGACAGAGATATTGTTGTTGTAAAGAAGTCAGGGCAGTTGCAACGCATTAGTGAACTGCATCCTTCTTATCTTCCACTTCAGTATCCACTTTTGTTTCCTTATGGGGAGGATGGTTATAAAGAAGATATTGGATTTTCTAgaaattcttcttcttcatcaaccCATAGGAAAAGTATTAGTCCTAAAGAATTTTTCGCGTTTCGCTTACATGAAAGAATTTCTGAGTATTCTATTCTTTTATTTGGAAGGCGATTGTTTCAACAGTTTGTCGTTGATGCCTATACGATGATTGAGACTG ATGGTTCAAGGCATGGGAAACGAATTACCTTGCCTTCCAGTTTTGTTGGTGGAGCTCGATATATGGTTcagaattatcaagatgctatgGCGATCTGTAGGTGGATTGGTTATCCAAATTTGTTTATTACCTTTACGTGCAATCCAAAGTGGCCAGAGATATGTCGATATCTTGCATCTAAGGGTTTGAAATCAGATGATCGTCCAGATATTATTTGTAGGATATTTAAAGTCAAGTTGGATAATTTGATAAGAGATCTtaagagtaaaaaaatatttggagTTGTGAAGGCAG ttgtGTACACGGTTGAGTTTCAGAAACGTGGATTGCCTCATGCCCATATTTTGCTGTTTTTAAGCAATGAGGACAAACATCCTAAGCCTCAACGCATTGATGAGATAATTTCAGCTGAACTTCCTGACCAAGCAACTGATCCTCACTATCATGAATATGTTAAAGAATTCATGATGCATGGGCCGTGTGGTGTTGTTCGAAAATCATCTCATTGCATGCTGAACGGACgttgttccaaatattttcCCAAGAAATATCTCGCGGCCACAAACATTGATGATGATGGCTACCCTGCTTACAGACGTAGAGATAATGGTCGTGTTGTTATGAAGGATGGTGTGCCCTTAGATAATAGATATGTTGTTCCACACAATCGTTTTCTTCTTATGAAGTATGACGGTCATATCAACGTTGAGTGGTGCAATCAGTCGCGATCTATTAAGTATTTGTTTAAGTATATAAATAAGGGTTACGACCGTGTGACAACTTCTTTTTTCCAATCTGGTGCGGGTGGTACTGAACGATGTATTGATGAAGTAAGTTTGTACTACAATTGTAGGTATATATCGTCTTGTGAAGCTGCTTGGAGAATATTTGGATTTGAAATTCAATATAAGGATCCTCCTGTTGAAAGATTGAGTTTTCATCTTCCAGATCAACAACATGTAGTGTTTGATGAAGCTGATGACTTGGATACTGTTTTGAATCGTAAGACAATTCATGAAAGTAAGTTCTTGGCTTGGATGGAAGCAAATAAGATATATTCTCAAGGTAGGGATCTCACTTATGGTGAATTTCCGACGAAGTTTGTATGGAAGAAGAATCGCTGGGAACCTAGGAAACAAAGATATTCGATTGGAAGGTTGTTTTATGTTGCCCCTGGTTCTGGTGATATGTATTATCTCAGATGTTTGTTGAATATTGTTAAAGGAGCTTCTTCATATGAAGACATCAGATGTGTTAATGGTGTTCAGTATGATACATTTAGAGATGCTTGCTTTGCTTTAGGATTGTTGGATGATGATAAGGAATATGTTGATGGAATTGTAGAGGCTTCTTTTTGGGCTTCAGCTCACTCTTTGAGATTGCTCTTTGTGAGTTTGTTAACATCTGAATCTATTTCACGGCCGGACTTTGTTTGGCAAAGAT GTATGATCTTGAGTGAGGATGAAATTCAGAATGTTGCATTGGCAGAGATTGAGAAATTGTTGCAAAATCTTGGCAAAACTTTGCGTGATTTTCATG CAAGGGAATATTTGGAATCTATCTCTAAATTCACTGGTGAACAACTTTCTGTGCATGACACTATAATGTCGTCTGTGCATTCTAATTATGGaggaatattttttgtttatgggTATGGAGG GAACAAACCGTTTGGTGGAAAAACTGTTGTTTTTGGTGGTGACTTTAGACAGATCTTGCCAGTTGTTCCTAAAGGCAGTCGTCAAGATGTTGTGAATGCTACCATTAACTCATCTTATCTTTGGAAGAGTTGCACAGTTTTAAGGCTAACAAAAAATATGAGGCTTTTGAATACAGAAAATGTTCATGAAGCCTCTAAGTTGAAGGAATTTTCCTCTTGGGTTGCTTCTATTGGAGATGGTGTTATTGGTGGTCCAAATGATGGTGAAGTGGCTATTCAACTTCCCATTGACATTGTTTTGCCAAATTCTGGTGATCCTCTTAGAACCATTGTTTCAAATGTCTATCCTTCTTACATGAATCCTGAAGAATTGATTAGTTGTTTGCATGGTCGTACTATACTTGCTCCTACTTTAGAGGTAGTTGACGAGGTTAACCAATTCATGATATATTTGGATCAGTCTCAAGGTCGAGTTTACTTTAGTTCTGATAGTATTTCAAACTCTGACTCAACATCAAATGGTCTTGCTGAGAtacattctgttgagtttttgaATAAATTGAAGTGTTCTGGTACACCTAACCATGAATTGTTGTTGAAAGTTGGTACTCCTGTGATGTTGTTGAGGAACATAGACCTGTCAAACGGGTTGTGTAATGGCACAAGATTGATAATTACACGATTAGGTGATTATGTGTTAGAGGGACAGGTATTGGGTGGCCATAATATTGGTCATAAAGTGTTGATTCCTCGAATGTCATTAATACCATCTGATCCGAGATTGCCTTTCAAGTTTCAAAGAAGACAATTTCCTTTGGCTGTGtcgtatgcaatgaccattaacaagagtCAGGGTCAATCACTCTctcatgttggattatttttgaGAAAACATGTTTTTAATCATGGACAGCTGTATGTTGCTATATCAAGAGTCACAAGTCGTGAAGGTTTGAAGATTTTGGTGTGTAAAGATGAAGTAGATGAAGGCAATGGTGATACCACTGTTAACATTGTTTAtaaagaagtttttcaaaatttatga